Proteins encoded by one window of Aphis gossypii isolate Hap1 chromosome X, ASM2018417v2, whole genome shotgun sequence:
- the LOC114133004 gene encoding uncharacterized protein LOC114133004, with amino-acid sequence MSKNDVDECVSAQCCCRLIINKCDEKSAPTKVVKPRKGRDEHTKNSEMILCDFLKSQPVSVFIKALQDNGSKTKDSKDKQRGTNDPIKVPGPVNHICHQPPTADREEKNPRHHHQDINQKPQVQSEYGVSEDRVMSQIIINIGTIITDRVCKRDSCQQTDPEIQTTVSPPTSQPTSVYPPIKKPTSVCPPVERPTSICPPAEKDTSVCSPAKRPTSICPPAEKTTSVCSPAKRPTAVISPKVRPPVVESIPVARDRSCRYQDKAPSTGPSLELKPGLKSEIKWKMNCCCTCHSDVCLP; translated from the coding sequence ATGAGCAAAAACGATGTGGATGAGTGCGTGTCAGCACAATGTTGTTGcagattgataataaataaatgcgaTGAAAAATCTGCCCCTACAAAAGTTGTGAAACCACGAAAAGGTCGTGACGAACATACTAAAAACTCTGAAATGATCTTATGTGATTTCTTAAAATCACAGCCGGTGTCGGTCTTCATAAAAGCCCTACAGGACAATGGATCCAAGACAAAAGACTCGAAAGACAAGCAACGTGGTACGAATGACCCAATTAAGGTACCAGGTCCGGTAAATCACATTTGTCATCAACCGCCAACTGCCGACCGCGAAGAGAAGAATCCTAGGCACCATCACCAAGATATTAATCAGAAACCGCAGGTCCAGTCCGAGTACGGCGTTTCGGAAGATCGAGTTATGTCGCAGATCATCATCAACATCGGTACGATAATAACCGATAGAGTCTGCAAGCGGGACTCATGTCAGCAGACTGATCCGGAAATTCAGACTACCGTCAGTCCGCCGACAAGTCAACCGACTTCTGTCTATCCGCCGATTAAAAAACCAACTTCTGTCTGTCCACCAGTCGAACGTCCAACTTCCATCTGTCCACCAGCCGAAAAAGACACCTCTGTTTGTTCACCGGCCAAACGTCCGACTTCCATCTGTCCGCCAGCAGAAAAAACCACATCCGTCTGTTCACCGGCCAAACGTCCAACCGCTGTTATTTCTCCCAAAGTTCGTCCACCTGTAGTTGAATCTATTCCGGTGGCACGAGACCGTAGTTGTCGTTACCAGGACAAAGCACCTTCCACTGGACCGAGCCTAGAACTAAAACCAGGTCTCAAGTCCGAAATTAAGTGGAAAATGAATTGTTGTTGTACTTGTCATTCAGATGTCTGTCTACcgtag